A window of the Enterobacteriaceae bacterium 4M9 genome harbors these coding sequences:
- the folM gene encoding dihydromonapterin reductase, whose protein sequence is MGKKLQRPVVITGGGRRIGLALAHHLLAQKIPVLVSYRTRYDAIDVLADSGATCVQANFCHDDGILAFAEEVKARCDGLRALLHNASEWQAESPNVALSNTLSAMLQIHVHAPYLLNFHLAPLLRGYGHAASDIIHFTDYVVETGSDKHIAYAASKAALDNLTRSFARKLAPEVKVNAIAPALILFNESDDADYRQKALNKSLMKIAPGEKEILDLVDYLLTSRFVTGRSFAVDGGRPLR, encoded by the coding sequence ATGGGTAAAAAATTACAGCGTCCTGTCGTCATCACCGGCGGCGGACGCCGCATCGGGCTGGCGCTGGCACACCACCTTCTGGCGCAAAAAATCCCGGTGCTGGTGAGCTACCGCACGCGCTATGACGCCATCGACGTACTGGCCGACAGCGGTGCCACCTGCGTGCAGGCCAACTTCTGTCACGATGACGGCATCCTTGCCTTTGCTGAGGAAGTCAAAGCACGCTGCGACGGACTGCGCGCCCTGCTCCATAACGCCAGTGAGTGGCAGGCAGAAAGCCCCAACGTAGCGCTTAGCAACACGTTAAGCGCCATGCTGCAAATCCACGTACACGCGCCCTATCTGCTCAATTTCCATCTTGCACCTTTGCTACGCGGTTATGGCCACGCCGCCTCCGACATTATTCACTTTACCGATTACGTAGTGGAAACCGGTAGCGATAAGCATATCGCCTATGCCGCCAGCAAGGCTGCGCTGGATAACCTCACCCGCTCGTTTGCCCGCAAGCTGGCACCAGAGGTAAAAGTCAATGCCATCGCCCCGGCGCTGATTCTGTTTAACGAAAGCGATGACGCCGACTATCGCCAGAAAGCACTGAACAAATCACTGATGAAAATCGCCCCCGGTGAGAAAGAGATCCTCGACCTGGTGGATTACCTGCTGACCAGCCGCTTTGTGACCGGACGCAGTTTCGCCGTGGACGGCGGTCGGCCGCTGCGCTAA
- a CDS encoding amino acid permease: MEKKLGLAALTALVLSSMLGAGVFSLPQNMAHVAAPAALLIGWLITGVGILLLSLAMLVLTRLRPELDGGIFTYAREGFGELIGFCSAWGYWLCAVIANVSYLVIVFSALSFFTDTPELKLFGDGNTWQSIVGASVLLWFVHWLVLRGVQTAASINLVATLAKLLPLGLFVVLAIAAFSLTTFTLDFSGVELGVPVWEQVKNTMLITLWVFIGVEGAVVVSSRARNKRDVGRATLLAVSAALTVYLLVTLLSLGVIPRSDLAQMRNPSMAGLMVHMMGSWGEIVIAAGLIVSVCGAYLSWTIMAAEVPLLAATHKAFPKIFARQNQNNAPSASLWLTNISVQVSLVLIWLTGSDYNTLLTIASEMILVPYLLVGAFLVKVARRPLHRAIGLGACAYGIWLIYAAGLMHLLLSVVLYAPGLLVFLYARYSHQHNNSLNMQEKTIILLMLVAAFPATWVLMG, encoded by the coding sequence ATGGAAAAGAAACTGGGCCTTGCCGCCCTTACCGCGCTGGTACTGAGCTCAATGCTGGGCGCTGGCGTATTCAGTTTGCCGCAGAATATGGCGCACGTAGCAGCACCTGCCGCGCTGCTTATCGGCTGGCTGATAACAGGCGTTGGGATCCTGCTGCTGTCGCTGGCGATGCTGGTGCTTACGCGCCTGCGCCCGGAACTGGACGGCGGTATCTTTACTTACGCACGCGAAGGTTTTGGCGAGCTTATCGGCTTTTGCTCTGCCTGGGGTTACTGGCTGTGCGCCGTTATCGCCAACGTCTCTTACCTGGTTATCGTCTTTTCTGCCCTGAGCTTTTTTACCGATACGCCAGAGCTGAAGCTTTTTGGTGATGGCAATACCTGGCAATCTATTGTTGGGGCCTCAGTGTTGCTGTGGTTTGTCCACTGGCTGGTGTTGCGCGGCGTACAGACCGCAGCCAGCATTAACCTGGTTGCCACACTTGCCAAACTGCTGCCGCTGGGGCTGTTTGTGGTGCTGGCTATTGCCGCCTTTAGTCTCACCACCTTCACGCTTGATTTCAGCGGCGTGGAGCTGGGTGTGCCAGTGTGGGAACAGGTTAAAAACACCATGCTGATTACACTTTGGGTGTTTATTGGTGTTGAAGGTGCAGTGGTGGTTTCTTCTCGCGCACGTAACAAACGCGATGTGGGCCGCGCCACGCTGCTGGCGGTATCGGCAGCGCTGACCGTCTATCTGCTGGTCACGCTACTGTCGCTGGGCGTTATCCCGCGTAGCGATCTCGCGCAGATGCGCAACCCGTCAATGGCCGGGTTAATGGTGCATATGATGGGTTCCTGGGGCGAGATTGTGATTGCCGCCGGGCTGATTGTTTCGGTCTGCGGCGCTTACCTGAGCTGGACAATCATGGCTGCCGAAGTGCCGCTGCTGGCCGCCACGCACAAAGCGTTCCCCAAAATCTTTGCCCGCCAGAACCAGAACAACGCGCCATCGGCCTCGCTGTGGCTGACCAACATTAGCGTGCAGGTCAGTCTGGTGCTGATTTGGCTTACCGGCTCTGATTACAACACGCTGCTGACCATCGCGTCAGAAATGATTCTGGTGCCGTATCTGCTGGTAGGCGCCTTCCTGGTCAAAGTCGCCCGCCGCCCGCTGCACCGCGCGATTGGCCTGGGCGCTTGCGCCTACGGTATCTGGCTAATTTATGCCGCTGGACTGATGCACTTGCTGCTCTCCGTTGTGCTGTACGCGCCGGGCCTGCTGGTGTTCCTGTACGCCCGCTACAGCCACCAGCACAACAACTCGCTGAATATGCAGGAAAAGACTATCATTTTGCTGATGCTTGTCGCCGCATTTCCGGCGACCTGGGTTCTGATGGGGTAA
- a CDS encoding DUF1471 domain-containing protein, with protein MKLKNTLLATALFSATAFCAQAATELTPEQAASLKPFERITLTGRFNALNEAAKAVSRRADDMGAASFYVVDTSDVGNSGNWRVVADVYREDAPKADQPENRVINGVMELPKEQAYALEPFDTVSVQGFFRSQPDVNDAITKEAKRKGAASFFIVRQIDTNSGGGNQQVTAYIYKADAKKRVVQSADAIPADSQAGRAAIAAGGTAAKQVEIPGVASADMPDTNVGRFFETQTSKGGRYTVTLPDGTKIEEVNKITAAQMVPFDSITFTGHFSSMTDVSYNVAKRAAKKGAKYYHVTRQWQERGGNMTVSADLFK; from the coding sequence ATGAAGCTTAAGAATACCCTTCTGGCAACCGCCCTGTTTTCCGCAACGGCTTTCTGCGCCCAGGCGGCGACAGAGTTAACGCCAGAGCAGGCGGCCTCTCTCAAGCCTTTCGAACGTATTACGCTAACCGGACGTTTCAATGCGCTCAATGAAGCCGCGAAAGCCGTCTCGCGCCGCGCGGACGATATGGGTGCTGCCTCGTTCTACGTGGTGGATACCAGCGATGTGGGCAACAGCGGCAACTGGCGCGTGGTGGCCGATGTGTATCGTGAAGACGCACCAAAAGCAGACCAACCAGAAAACCGCGTGATCAACGGCGTGATGGAACTGCCCAAAGAGCAGGCTTACGCCCTTGAGCCGTTTGATACCGTAAGCGTACAGGGCTTCTTTCGCAGCCAGCCGGACGTAAACGATGCCATTACGAAAGAAGCGAAGCGCAAAGGTGCAGCATCTTTCTTTATAGTGCGCCAGATTGATACCAACTCCGGCGGCGGTAACCAGCAGGTCACGGCTTATATCTACAAAGCCGATGCTAAAAAACGCGTGGTGCAAAGTGCAGACGCTATCCCGGCTGACTCCCAGGCCGGTCGCGCCGCCATCGCCGCAGGCGGGACCGCCGCTAAACAGGTTGAGATCCCAGGCGTTGCTTCTGCCGATATGCCAGATACCAACGTGGGTCGCTTCTTTGAAACCCAGACGTCAAAAGGCGGGCGTTACACTGTCACCCTGCCGGACGGCACTAAAATCGAAGAAGTGAACAAAATCACCGCCGCACAGATGGTGCCGTTTGACAGCATTACCTTCACTGGCCACTTCAGCAGCATGACTGACGTTTCCTACAACGTAGCCAAGCGTGCAGCGAAGAAAGGCGCGAAGTACTATCACGTCACTCGCCAGTGGCAGGAGCGCGGCGGCAACATGACCGTCAGCGCCGACCTGTTTAAATAA
- the pntA gene encoding Re/Si-specific NAD(P)(+) transhydrogenase subunit alpha: MEGNTMRIGVPKERLANETRVAATPKTVEQLLKLGFSVVVEHGAGKLASFDDEAFVSAGASISDGADVWQSDIVLKVNAPQDDEIALLREGATLVSFIWPAQNPALLEKLAARNVTVMAMDSVPRISRAQSLDALSSMANIAGYRAIVEAAHEFGRFFTGQITAAGKVPPAKVMVIGAGVAGLAAIGAAGSLGAIVRAFDTRPEVKEQVQSMGAEFLELDFKEEAGSGDGYAKVMSEAFIKAEMALFAAQAKEVDIIVTTALIPGKPAPKLITREMVDSMTPGSVVVDLAAQNGGNCEYTVPGEIFTTPNGVKIIGYTDLASRLPTQSSQLYGTNLVNLLKLLCKEKDGNVAVDFEDVVVRGVTVIREGEVTWPAPPIQVSAQPQAAAKAQPQVAAEPKKPASPWRKYALIALAIILFGWLANVAPREFLGHFTVFALSCVVGYYVVWNVSHALHTPLMSVTNAISGIIVVGALLQIGHGGWVTFLSFIAVLIASINIFGGFTVTQRMLKMFRKN, translated from the coding sequence ATGGAAGGGAATACTATGCGTATTGGGGTACCAAAAGAGCGGTTAGCCAATGAAACCCGCGTCGCAGCTACGCCGAAAACCGTCGAGCAGCTGCTGAAGCTCGGGTTTAGCGTCGTGGTCGAACACGGCGCGGGCAAACTGGCGAGCTTTGATGACGAGGCATTTGTCAGCGCAGGCGCAAGCATCAGCGACGGCGCGGATGTCTGGCAGTCAGATATCGTACTGAAAGTTAACGCACCGCAGGATGACGAAATCGCACTGCTGCGTGAAGGGGCAACGCTGGTAAGCTTTATCTGGCCTGCACAGAACCCGGCGCTGCTTGAAAAGCTGGCAGCGCGCAATGTTACCGTCATGGCGATGGATTCGGTGCCGCGCATTTCACGCGCCCAGTCCCTGGATGCGCTCAGTTCAATGGCGAACATTGCAGGCTATCGCGCTATTGTGGAAGCGGCTCATGAGTTTGGCCGCTTCTTTACCGGCCAGATCACCGCCGCAGGCAAAGTGCCACCGGCAAAAGTGATGGTGATTGGCGCGGGAGTTGCAGGTCTTGCGGCGATTGGCGCAGCGGGCAGCCTGGGCGCCATTGTGCGTGCCTTTGACACGCGCCCGGAAGTGAAGGAGCAGGTGCAGAGTATGGGCGCCGAGTTCCTTGAACTGGACTTTAAAGAAGAAGCGGGCAGCGGCGATGGCTATGCCAAAGTGATGTCCGAGGCGTTTATCAAGGCTGAAATGGCGCTGTTCGCCGCCCAGGCGAAAGAGGTGGACATCATCGTCACCACAGCACTCATTCCGGGTAAACCAGCACCGAAGCTTATCACCCGTGAAATGGTCGACAGCATGACGCCTGGCAGTGTGGTGGTTGACCTTGCCGCGCAAAACGGCGGCAACTGCGAGTACACCGTACCGGGCGAAATCTTCACTACGCCAAACGGCGTCAAAATTATCGGCTATACCGACCTGGCAAGCCGCTTACCAACCCAATCCTCCCAGCTGTACGGCACCAACCTGGTGAACCTGCTCAAGCTGTTGTGCAAAGAAAAAGACGGTAATGTCGCCGTTGATTTCGAGGATGTCGTCGTGCGTGGCGTGACGGTGATTCGTGAAGGCGAAGTGACCTGGCCTGCACCGCCGATTCAGGTGTCAGCACAACCGCAGGCAGCAGCAAAAGCGCAGCCTCAGGTCGCCGCAGAGCCCAAAAAACCGGCCTCCCCGTGGCGTAAATACGCGCTAATTGCACTGGCCATTATCCTCTTTGGTTGGCTGGCAAACGTCGCACCGCGTGAGTTCCTCGGTCACTTTACCGTGTTCGCGCTCTCCTGCGTGGTGGGTTACTACGTTGTGTGGAACGTGTCACACGCGCTGCATACACCGCTGATGTCGGTCACGAACGCCATTTCAGGCATTATCGTGGTGGGCGCACTGCTGCAAATTGGCCACGGCGGCTGGGTGACATTCCTGAGCTTTATCGCCGTACTTATCGCCAGTATCAACATTTTTGGTGGCTTTACCGTCACTCAGCGCATGCTGAAAATGTTCCGGAAGAACTAA
- the pntB gene encoding Re/Si-specific NAD(P)(+) transhydrogenase subunit beta — MSGGLVTAAYIVAAILFICSLAGLSKHETSKQGNLFGIAGMAIALIATIFGPDAGNVAWIIVAMIIGGGIGIHFAKKVEMTEMPELVAILHSFVGLAAVLVGFNSYLDHAPGLEPVMENIHLTEVFLGVFIGAVTFTGSIVAFGKLRGKISSKPLMLPNRHKLNLAALVVSFLLLVVFVRSESVGMQVLVLLAMTLIALAFGWHLVASIGGADMPVVVSMLNSYSGWAAAAAGFMLSNDLLIVTGALVGSSGAILSYIMCKAMNRSFISVIAGGFGTDGAVSTGDEEVGEHREISAEETAELLKNSTSVIITPGYGMAVAQAQYPVAEITEKLRARGIKVRFGIHPVAGRLPGHMNVLLAEAKVPYDIVLEMDEINDDFPETDTVLVIGANDTVNPAAQDDPHSPIAGMPVLEVWKAQNVVVFKRSMNTGYAGVQNPLFFKDNTQMLFGDAKESVENILRAL, encoded by the coding sequence ATGTCCGGAGGATTAGTTACTGCGGCCTATATTGTTGCCGCTATTCTGTTTATTTGCAGCCTTGCCGGGTTGTCAAAACACGAGACATCAAAGCAGGGTAACCTGTTCGGTATCGCCGGTATGGCGATTGCGCTTATCGCCACCATTTTTGGGCCGGATGCCGGCAATGTGGCGTGGATTATCGTGGCGATGATTATCGGTGGCGGCATCGGTATCCACTTTGCGAAAAAGGTGGAGATGACCGAAATGCCAGAGCTGGTAGCCATTCTGCACAGCTTTGTTGGTCTTGCTGCTGTGCTGGTGGGCTTTAACAGCTACCTCGACCACGCGCCGGGCCTTGAGCCGGTGATGGAAAACATCCATTTGACCGAAGTGTTCCTCGGTGTCTTTATTGGTGCGGTGACCTTTACCGGTTCTATCGTGGCGTTTGGCAAACTGCGCGGCAAGATTTCGTCTAAACCGCTGATGCTGCCGAACCGTCATAAGCTGAACCTGGCCGCGCTGGTGGTTTCTTTCCTGCTGTTGGTTGTGTTTGTACGCAGCGAAAGCGTGGGCATGCAGGTACTGGTGCTGCTGGCGATGACGCTTATCGCGCTGGCGTTTGGCTGGCACCTGGTCGCCTCCATCGGTGGTGCCGACATGCCGGTTGTGGTGTCGATGTTGAACTCCTACTCTGGTTGGGCAGCGGCGGCGGCGGGCTTTATGCTCAGCAACGACCTGCTGATTGTGACCGGTGCGCTGGTGGGCTCTTCGGGTGCAATTCTGTCTTACATCATGTGTAAGGCCATGAACCGCTCCTTTATCAGCGTGATTGCCGGTGGTTTTGGTACCGACGGCGCTGTTTCAACGGGCGATGAAGAAGTGGGCGAGCACCGCGAAATCAGCGCAGAAGAAACGGCGGAACTGCTGAAGAACTCTACGTCTGTGATAATCACCCCAGGCTATGGCATGGCGGTTGCGCAGGCGCAGTATCCGGTCGCGGAAATCACCGAGAAGCTGCGTGCACGCGGCATCAAAGTGCGCTTTGGTATCCACCCGGTTGCCGGGCGTCTGCCGGGCCACATGAACGTGCTGCTGGCTGAGGCGAAAGTGCCTTACGACATCGTGCTGGAGATGGACGAAATCAACGATGATTTCCCGGAAACCGACACGGTGCTGGTGATTGGTGCCAACGACACCGTCAACCCGGCAGCGCAGGACGATCCGCACAGCCCTATCGCTGGTATGCCGGTGCTGGAAGTGTGGAAAGCCCAGAACGTGGTGGTGTTCAAACGCTCCATGAACACGGGCTACGCCGGAGTGCAGAACCCGCTGTTCTTTAAAGACAACACCCAAATGCTGTTTGGCGATGCCAAAGAGAGTGTGGAAAACATTCTGCGCGCGCTGTAA
- a CDS encoding arsenic transporter → MLLAGGIFILTLILVIWQPKGLGIGWSALGGAALALATGVVHFHDIATVWQIVWNATATFIAIIIISLLLDEAGFFEWAALHVARIGNGRGHALFLWLIVLGAMVSALFANDGAALILTPIAIAILLSLGFSRGATLAFVMAAGFIADTASLPLVVSNLVNIVTADYFDLGFNQYASVMVPVNLASVFATLCVLWLVFRCTIPVTYDLSKLKEPAQAIVDKRTFRAGWVVLVLLLMGFFVLEPRGVPVSLVSAIGALALLLAARSARVINTSRVLKSAPWQIVLFSLGMYLVVYGLRNAGLTDYLTGLLNQLAGQGLWVATLGTGFLTALLSSVMNNLPSVLIGALSIDASNASGVVREGMIYANIIGCDLGPKITPIGSLATLLWLHVLSKKRITVTWGYYFRMGVIMTVPVLLVTLSALVLRLSL, encoded by the coding sequence ATGTTGCTGGCGGGTGGAATTTTTATTTTAACATTGATACTGGTTATCTGGCAGCCAAAGGGACTGGGCATTGGTTGGAGTGCGCTGGGTGGGGCTGCATTAGCACTGGCGACAGGCGTGGTGCATTTTCACGACATCGCCACGGTGTGGCAGATTGTCTGGAATGCCACCGCCACCTTCATCGCTATCATTATCATCAGCCTGTTGCTTGATGAAGCAGGCTTTTTTGAGTGGGCAGCGCTGCATGTGGCACGCATTGGCAACGGGCGCGGACATGCGTTGTTCCTGTGGCTGATTGTGTTGGGCGCGATGGTATCGGCGCTGTTTGCCAACGATGGGGCGGCGCTCATCCTTACGCCTATTGCGATAGCCATTTTGCTGTCGCTCGGTTTTAGCCGTGGCGCCACGCTGGCGTTTGTGATGGCTGCCGGATTTATTGCCGATACGGCGAGCCTGCCGCTGGTGGTATCAAACCTGGTGAACATCGTGACCGCAGACTATTTTGATCTCGGCTTTAACCAGTACGCTTCGGTCATGGTGCCGGTTAACCTCGCGTCGGTTTTCGCTACCTTGTGCGTGCTGTGGCTGGTGTTTCGCTGCACAATCCCGGTGACGTACGACCTGTCAAAACTCAAAGAGCCCGCGCAGGCCATTGTTGATAAGCGAACTTTTCGCGCGGGCTGGGTGGTGCTGGTCCTGCTGCTGATGGGCTTTTTCGTGCTGGAGCCGCGCGGTGTGCCGGTGAGCCTGGTGTCTGCTATTGGTGCACTGGCGCTGTTATTGGCAGCGCGCAGCGCACGCGTGATTAATACCAGCCGCGTTTTGAAGTCAGCTCCCTGGCAAATTGTGTTGTTCTCGCTTGGCATGTACCTGGTGGTTTATGGTCTGCGTAATGCCGGATTAACCGATTACCTGACCGGGCTTCTGAACCAGCTTGCCGGGCAGGGGTTATGGGTGGCAACGCTCGGCACCGGCTTTTTGACAGCGCTGCTGTCATCAGTAATGAACAACCTGCCAAGCGTGCTGATTGGCGCGCTTTCTATTGATGCCAGTAACGCCAGTGGCGTAGTGCGTGAAGGGATGATTTACGCCAACATCATTGGCTGCGATCTGGGGCCGAAAATCACGCCTATTGGTAGTCTTGCCACCTTGCTGTGGCTGCACGTATTGTCCAAAAAACGTATTACCGTGACCTGGGGCTACTATTTCCGCATGGGCGTGATCATGACGGTGCCGGTGTTGCTGGTGACGCTGAGCGCGCTGGTGTTGAGGCTGTCGCTGTAG
- the uspE gene encoding universal stress protein UspE has protein sequence MAKYQNMLVAIDPSQDDQPALRRAVYLHQRIGGKIKAFLPIYDFSYEMTTLLSPDERTAMRKGVIAQRTAWIREQAQYYIDAGIPIDIKVVWHNRPFEAIIQEVIADKHDLILKMAHQHDKLEAVIFTPTDWHLLRKCPCPVWMVKDKPWPEGGKALVAVNLASEELYHNALNEKLVRETLQLAERVNHTEVHLVGAYPITPINIAIELPDFDPSVYNDAIRGQHLLAMKALRQQFGIGENMTHVEKGLPEEVIPDLAEHLDAGIVVLGTVGRTGISAAFLGNTAEQVIDHLRCDLLVVKPDDYQTPVELDDDEDD, from the coding sequence ATGGCGAAGTATCAAAACATGCTGGTCGCAATCGATCCGAGTCAGGACGATCAGCCTGCTCTACGGCGCGCGGTGTATCTGCATCAACGGATTGGCGGCAAAATCAAAGCCTTTCTTCCCATCTATGACTTCTCGTATGAGATGACCACCCTGCTCTCGCCCGATGAGCGCACCGCCATGCGTAAAGGGGTGATTGCTCAACGCACGGCGTGGATCCGCGAACAAGCGCAGTATTACATTGATGCCGGTATCCCCATTGATATTAAAGTGGTCTGGCACAATCGCCCCTTTGAGGCAATTATCCAGGAAGTGATTGCCGATAAGCATGATTTGATTCTGAAGATGGCCCACCAGCACGACAAGCTGGAAGCCGTTATCTTCACGCCAACCGACTGGCACCTGCTGCGTAAATGCCCATGCCCGGTGTGGATGGTTAAAGACAAACCCTGGCCGGAAGGCGGTAAAGCGCTGGTGGCCGTCAATCTCGCCAGCGAGGAGCTTTATCACAACGCGCTCAATGAAAAACTGGTGCGCGAAACGTTGCAGCTGGCCGAGCGAGTCAACCATACCGAAGTGCATCTGGTCGGTGCCTATCCGATAACGCCCATTAATATCGCCATCGAACTGCCGGACTTTGATCCCAGCGTGTATAACGACGCTATCCGCGGCCAGCACCTGCTTGCCATGAAGGCGTTGCGCCAGCAGTTTGGCATTGGTGAAAATATGACGCACGTTGAAAAAGGTCTGCCGGAGGAAGTGATCCCGGACCTGGCAGAACATCTTGATGCGGGGATTGTGGTGCTCGGCACCGTGGGCCGCACCGGGATTTCGGCCGCGTTTCTGGGCAATACTGCTGAGCAGGTGATTGACCACCTGCGTTGTGACCTGCTGGTGGTGAAACCGGACGACTATCAGACTCCCGTCGAACTCGATGACGACGAAGACGACTAA
- a CDS encoding transcriptional regulator FNR produces the protein MIPEKRIIRRIQSGGCAIHCQDCSISQLCIPFTLNEHELDQLDNIIERKKPIQKGQTLFKAGDELKSLYAIRSGTIKSYTITEQGDEQITGFHLAGDLVGFDAIGTGHHPSFAQALETSMVCEIPFETLDDLSGKMPNLRQQMMRLMSGEIKGDQDMILLLSKKNAEERLAAFVYNLSRRFAQRGFSPREFRLTMTRGDIGNYLGLTVETISRLLGRFQKSGMLSVKGKYITIENSEMLAQLAGQARNVA, from the coding sequence ATGATCCCAGAAAAGCGCATTATCCGACGCATCCAGTCTGGCGGTTGTGCCATCCATTGCCAGGATTGCAGCATCAGCCAGCTTTGTATCCCGTTCACGCTCAACGAGCATGAGCTTGACCAGCTCGATAACATCATTGAGCGTAAAAAGCCGATCCAGAAGGGTCAAACGCTGTTCAAGGCGGGTGATGAGCTGAAATCGCTGTATGCCATCCGTTCCGGCACCATCAAAAGCTACACCATCACTGAACAAGGTGATGAGCAGATTACCGGCTTCCATCTGGCTGGCGACCTGGTTGGCTTTGATGCGATTGGCACCGGGCATCATCCAAGTTTTGCGCAGGCGCTGGAAACGTCAATGGTCTGTGAGATCCCGTTTGAAACGCTTGACGATCTCTCCGGTAAAATGCCCAATCTACGCCAGCAGATGATGCGCCTGATGAGCGGCGAAATTAAGGGCGACCAGGATATGATCCTGCTGCTGTCGAAGAAAAATGCCGAAGAGCGCCTTGCCGCCTTTGTGTACAACCTTTCGCGCCGCTTCGCCCAGCGTGGCTTCTCACCGCGTGAGTTCCGCCTGACCATGACCCGTGGCGACATCGGTAACTACCTCGGCCTGACGGTAGAGACTATCAGCCGTCTGCTGGGGCGTTTCCAGAAAAGTGGCATGCTGTCGGTAAAAGGCAAATACATCACTATTGAAAACAGCGAGATGCTGGCTCAACTGGCAGGTCAGGCACGCAACGTTGCCTGA
- the ogt gene encoding methylated-DNA--[protein]-cysteine S-methyltransferase: MLLLLEDKIATPLGPLWVICDEAFNLRAVEWEEHSDRMEQLLELHYRSTGYERRASRNPGGLSAKLSDYFDGDLAAINTLPSATAGTPFQREVWQALRNIPCGQVMHYGELASQLGRPGAARAVGAANGSNPVSIVVPCHRVIGSNGTMTGYAGGVTRKEWLLRHEGYLLL, from the coding sequence ATGCTACTCCTCCTTGAAGATAAAATTGCCACCCCGCTTGGCCCGCTGTGGGTTATCTGTGATGAAGCGTTTAACCTGCGTGCCGTAGAGTGGGAAGAGCACAGTGACCGTATGGAACAACTGCTGGAACTTCATTATCGGTCAACTGGCTATGAACGCCGTGCCAGCCGTAACCCTGGCGGCTTGAGTGCAAAACTCAGCGACTATTTTGACGGTGACCTCGCCGCCATTAACACACTGCCCAGCGCCACGGCAGGCACGCCGTTTCAGCGTGAAGTCTGGCAGGCACTGCGTAATATCCCCTGCGGACAGGTCATGCATTATGGTGAGCTGGCAAGTCAGCTCGGTCGACCCGGTGCGGCCCGTGCAGTGGGAGCCGCCAATGGCTCGAATCCGGTAAGTATTGTTGTGCCCTGCCATCGGGTGATTGGCAGCAACGGCACCATGACCGGTTATGCCGGCGGCGTTACGCGAAAAGAGTGGCTGCTGCGCCACGAAGGCTACCTGCTCTTGTAA
- the smrA gene encoding DNA endonuclease SmrA has protein sequence MNPDDKTLFLDAMEDVKPLKTCSGETRWNKPTTLRTRQHLDTLQLDNFLTTGYLDIIPPGEPLAFKREGVQTGVLDKLRQGKYPRQANLNLLRQPVEQCRQQLYAFILQAKRDGLRNLLIIHGRGREAESHANIVRSYVARWLTEFDDVQAYCSAQPHHGGTGACYVALRKSAQAKLDNRERHAARRAQ, from the coding sequence ATGAATCCAGACGACAAAACGCTGTTTCTTGATGCAATGGAAGACGTGAAGCCGCTCAAAACGTGTAGTGGCGAAACGCGCTGGAATAAGCCTACAACGCTGCGCACGCGCCAGCACCTCGATACCTTACAGCTCGACAACTTTCTCACGACCGGCTATCTCGATATTATCCCGCCAGGCGAACCGCTGGCGTTTAAGCGCGAAGGTGTGCAGACCGGCGTGCTTGATAAACTGCGTCAGGGCAAGTACCCGCGCCAGGCAAACCTTAACCTGCTGCGCCAGCCGGTAGAGCAGTGCCGCCAGCAGCTCTATGCCTTTATTCTCCAGGCAAAACGCGATGGCCTGCGTAATCTGTTGATTATTCATGGCCGCGGCAGAGAGGCGGAGTCTCACGCCAACATCGTGCGCAGCTACGTGGCGCGCTGGCTGACGGAGTTTGACGATGTGCAGGCCTATTGCAGCGCGCAGCCCCATCACGGCGGCACCGGCGCCTGCTATGTGGCGCTGCGTAAATCGGCGCAGGCGAAGCTTGATAACCGCGAGCGCCATGCCGCACGGCGGGCGCAGTAA